A stretch of Buteo buteo chromosome 21, bButBut1.hap1.1, whole genome shotgun sequence DNA encodes these proteins:
- the PTPDC1 gene encoding protein tyrosine phosphatase domain-containing protein 1 isoform X1, which yields MQGSPRRRSAVSIFSNFFQGRRHSSSDPLLRIIQRRRSSVVEVLSSSTHRVMVAVSSLSPEELDATFPEKKRSSRRPTAKYTKVGERLRHVIPGHMQCSMACGGRACKYENPARWSEQEQAIKGLYSSWITDNILAMARPSTELIEKYNIIEQFERCGIKTIINLQRPGEHASCGNPLEQESGFTYLPEAFMEAGIYFYNFGWKDYGVASLTTILDMVKVMAFALQEGRVAVHCHAGLGRTGVLIACYLVFATRMSADQAILFVRAKRPNSIQTRGQLLCIREFTQFLVPLRNVFACCEPKAHTVTLSQYLTRQRHLLHGYESRHLKHVPKLIHLVCKLLLDLAENRQVIEAELLDIPDLSAEIEKTVSQLVSTQLDRELARQDSDTSDSSHTQSSTFETQDSLFSLGHECDPLWKRRNAECLQPLTHLRRRLSYSESDLRRTEFLLDQGETAWTVPAQILLCNKLKQNSGEECSATGEQKTQLDLNKEALVRNTCMFWSQGKFNLDGRKDGSSLYHRRLSTKEVQRSRTFSSGLASIHNTREPGTPGHNFTNEIGHRKDHKTNMYSRRVYVSEDSDSSSSSKVNFSIGYESQGSKDVSETIPHIVLQSELSLEARRVLAAKALADINEFLGEDEVKQKVEMWQKELNSRDGAWDKICTERDPFILCSLMWSWIEQLKEPIVSKGDIDMLAKNCTESQDALYLLRKEQCQTILCILHCVVNLQMLPADVEEALLARAIKAFTKTSFDSENGPYVYNTLKKVFKQTLEEKRKNLKEGTENPS from the exons ATGCAGGGTTCACCCCGAAGGCGTTCAGCAGTGAGTATTTTTAGCAACTTTTTCCAGGGTCGGAGGCATTCTTCCTCCGATCCCCTTCTTCGCATAATCCAGAGGCGCCGGAGCTCAGTTGTAGAGGTACTCTCATCATCGACTCACCGGGTTATGGTGGCGGTATCATCTCTGAGCCCTGAGGAGCTGGATGcaacttttcctgaaaaaaaaa GAAGTTCAAGGCGTCCGACAGCAAAATACACTAAAGTAGGGGAGCGCCTTCGCCATGTCATTCCTGGTCACATGCAGTGCTCAATGGCATGTGGTGGACGTGCTTGCAAGTATGAAAACCCGGCTCGATGGAGTGAGCAGGAGCAAGCCATTAAAGGGCTCTACTCTTCTTG GATAACAGATAACATACTGGCTATGGCTCGACCCTCAACAGAATTAATTGAAAAGTACAACATTATTGAACAGTTTGAAAG ATGTGGCATAAAAACCATAATTAACCTTCAGCGTCCTGGGGAGCATGCAAGCTGTGGAAATCCACTGGAACAAGAAAGCGGCTTCACCTACCTTCCTGAAGCTTTTATGGAGGCTGGAA tttatttttataattttggaTGGAAGGATTATGGAGTGGCATCTCTCACTACTATACTTGATATGGTAAAAGTCATGGCTTTCGCCTTGCAGGAAGGGAGGGTAGCTGTACACTGTCACGCAGGACTTGGTCGGACAG GTGTACTAATAGCTTGCTACTTAGTTTTTGCAACAAGAATGAGTGCTGATCAAGCAATTCTGTTTGTCAGAGCAAAAAGGCCTAATTCTATTCAGACTAGAGGGCAGTTGTTATGCATCAGAGAATTCACTCAGTTTTTGGTTCCTCtgagaaatgtatttgcatGCTGTGAGCCCAAGGCACACACAGTGACACTGTCCCAGTACCTGACCCGTCAGAGACATCTGCTCCATGGTTATGAGAGTAGGCATCTCAAACACGTGCCAAAACTTATTCATCTAGTTTGTAAATTGTTGCTAGACTTGGCTGAAAACAGACAAGTGATAGAGGCAGAATTGTTAGATATACCAGATCTCTCAGCTGAAATTGAAAAGACTGTTTCTCAGTTGGTGTCCACACAGCTAGATAGAGAACTCGCAAGGCAGGACAGTGATACGTCAGACTCCTCCCATACCCAGTCGTCCACTTTCGAGACCCAGGattctcttttctccctggGACATGAATGTGATCCGCTTTGGAAGAGAAGGAATGCGGAATGCCTTCAGCCTCTTACTCATCTGAGAAGGCGTCTAAGCTATAGTGAGTCAGATTTAAGGAGAACTGAGTTTCTTTTAGACCAAGGAGAAACTGCATGGACAGTACCTGCTCAGATATTACTGTGCAACAAACTTAAGCAGAACAGTGGTGAGGAATGTTCTGCCACAGGTGAACAAAAAACACAGTTGGATTTAAACAAAGAAGCATTAGTGCGTAATACATGCATGTTCTGGAGTCAAGGTAAATTTAATTTGGATGGACGAAAAGATGGATCCTCACTTTATCACAGAAGGCTCTCTACCAAAGAAGTACAACGCAGCAGAACCTTTTCTTCAGGTCTAGCATCTATCCATAATACCAGGGAACCTGGAACACCAGGGCATAATTTTACCAATGAGATTGGTCATAGGAAAGACCACAAGACTAATATGTATAGCAGAAGAGTCTATGTCTCTGAGGACTCtgattcttcttcttcttctaaagTGAACTTTTCCATTGGATATGAAAGCCAAGGTAGCAAAGATGTGTCAGAGACAATTCCACACATTGTTCTGCAGTCAGAATTAAGTTTGGAAGCCCGAAGAGTTTTGGCAGCAAAAGCACTTGCAGATATAAATGAATTTCTGGGAGAGGATGAAGTGAAGCAGAAGGTAGAAATGTGGCAG aaagaaCTGAATTCTCGAGATGGAGCTTGGGATAAAATCTGTACCGAGAGAGATCCTTTTATCCTCTGTAGCTTGATGTGGTCCTGGATAGAGCAGCTGAAAGAACCTATTGTATCCAAAGGTGATATTGACATGCTGGCAAAAAATTgcacagaatcacaggatgCACTTTACTTACTGAGAAAG